The following is a genomic window from Staphylococcus saccharolyticus.
AAATTTAAATCCATGTTTAGTTTCAAATTGTATCTGTGCTTGCATTCCAGTATATAATTGTTCGAAGATAATATCTGTTGTCTCATCATAAAGTGTTAAAGTCAATACATTTTGAGCTATAGTTTTATGATTATTTATATAAGCTAATGAATCGTATATGACTTTTTCAAAGTGAGCTCTCGGCTTATCAGGGTTTAATACAGCAAAATGCTTCTCTCTTATTCTGAAAACGAGCTTTCGAATAAGTAATTTAAATAAATCATATTTATCATCAAATCTTCTATCAAAAAGTGGAACGTCTGACTAAAGCTTTGTCACATAAATCTTGTACAGTAATTTGTTTGAATTCTTTAGTGCTTAGAGTTTCAAATAGGGCATCTAACAATGCATTTTCAGTTTTTTCTACACGCAAAACTTTACTATTCATTATACACCTCTTAAAAATGAGACATTTATTGAAAAATGTCACATAAGTATTAGATGGCTTAATTTGGATACACATTGTTTGATTTAAAATTGATACAATTTCTGATATAACTAAATTTTAAATAAATCAAATTTGTGCATGCAATCTTATTACTATATAAGCCATACTAACTCATTTAATTGGGCTTTGTGGGTTAGTATGTTTTGTGTGGTAATTAGAGAGTACTATTAATTTTTTCTCAAAATCACTTACGCAGCTTTATAGCTGTATCTCTAAATTTTTGTGTATAAATGTAGTTTAAGTATCTCTAGTTATTGCGTGTGTTAAGCAAAATTTAGCGACATTTTAAAACTCAAATCGAAACTTTATAAAGTTTTATGAATATAGGTTTAACCACTTTTTAGAATAATATATCTATTATAGTGAAACAAGGCGTTTAGCATTTTAAAATGATGATTTCTGTGTTCTTGTGTAAAGAATGTAAACAGATTTATATATTCTTAAATAAAAGAATTTTCAGAAAAAACACTTGTTATATTACGTGTAACATGGTAGTGTATTACTACAATTTTACTTTAGTACAATATAGTGATAAAGGGATTGCTTGAAAAAGGGGGATTCTGTGCGCCTAGCCATTGATTTAATTTCTATTAAAGAAGAATTACAGTTTTTAAAATATTTTAATCAGCAGGGATATCAACTTGTTGATTTTAATTTAATTGAAA
Proteins encoded in this region:
- a CDS encoding TetR-like C-terminal domain-containing protein encodes the protein MRKLVFRIREKHFAVLNPDKPRAHFEKVIYDSLAYINNHKTIAQNVLTLTLYDETTDIIFEQLYTGMQAQIQFETKHGFKFNVDVDVDVLANFITGGILRTIYSWIQDGQNYSIDELTREIVKILDGVHNYQIKN